The DNA sequence GGCAGGGTCAACCGCTCGGGGCTGAACAACACGTACACCGGCCAGAGGAAGTCGTTCCAGTTGGTCAGGAACGACAGCACCGCGAGCGTGGCCAGGGCCGGTTTCGACAGCGGCAGCAGCACCTGACGGAAGATCTGCCACTGGTTCGCCCCGTCCAACACCGCCGCCTCCTCCAGCTCCGCCGGGATGGAGAGGAAGAACTGGCGCAGGAAGAACACCCCGAACGCGCTCGCCGCGCCGGGCACGACCACCACGGTCAGCGTGTCGATCCAGCTCAGCTTCTCGGCGATGATGAAGTTCGGGATGATCAGCGAGGTCGGCGGCAGGAACAGCGTGCCGACGATCAGCGCGAACAGCACGCCGCGACCGCGAAACCGCATCCGGGCCAGCGCGTACGCGGCCATCGACGCGGTGACCAGCACCAGCAGCGTGTGCAGGGTCGCCGCCAGCATGCTGTTGAGGAACCAGCGCAGCACCGGGTTGGCGGTGTTGTTCAGGATCTGGTCGTAGCCGTAGGTGGAGAACGGGTTCGGCAGCCAGCTCGGCGGGACCTGCTGGGCGGCGTCGTACGTCTTCACCGACGTCAGCAGCATCCACACCAGCGGGGTCACGAAGACCGCGGTGATCAGGAGCAGCACGGCGTAGCGCAGCACCGGACGGACTTTCGACATGGTCGGCCCCTCAGTCTTCCCGGTAGCGGAACAGCCGGAAGTTGACGATGCTCACCACGGCCAGCATCAGCGCGAAGAACACGCTCATCGCGGCGGCCCGACCGGCGTCGTAGTCGCGCAGGCCCTCGTCCACGATCCGCCAGACCACGGTCCGGGTCTGCTCGCCCGGCGCGCCCTGGGTGATCAGGAACGCCTGCCCGAAGACGTTCGCCGAGGCGAGGATCGTGGTGGTGAAGACGAAGAGCATGACCGGGCGCAGGCCGGGGATCGTGACGTGGCGGAACCGGTCCCACCCGCCGGCCCCGTCGACCTTCGCCGCCTCGTACAGCTCGGCGGGGATGTCCTGGAGCCCGGCCAGGTAGATCACCGCGTTGAAGCCGCACGTCCACCACACCGTCACACCGACCAGGGAGACCCAGGCCCACGGCACGTCGGTGACCCACGGCGTGTCCGAGGGGAGCCCGACCAGACCGAGCAGCCGGTTGACCAGGCCCAGGTTGGCGTCCAGCAGGAACCGCCAGAGCAGGCCGATCACCGCCACGCCCAGCACGTACGGGGCGAAGAACGCGGCCCGGAAGAACGTGCGCCCGGGGAACGAGCGGTTGAGCAGCAGCGCCAACCCCAGCGGGATGACCACCAGCAGCGGCACCGAGAACAGCGTGAAGATGCCGGTCGCCCGGACGCTGGACCACCAGTCCCCGTAGATCGCCGATTCGCTGGAGAAGAGATCCCGGTAGTTGTCCAGCCCGATGAACGGCCGGTTGGGCAGTTGCAGGTCCCACTGGTGCAGGCTGATCCAGAGCCCGAACAGGATCGGCGCCAGACCGAAGACGCCGAACAGGATCAGGTACGGCGCGAGGAAGAGGTACGGCGTCGTCCGGTTGCCGCGTTCCGTCGCGCGCCGGCGCCGGGTACGCACCGCCGGGGGCGGCGCGCCGTCACGCGCCGCCCCGACCTCGATCACGTCCGCCACGACGGATCAGTTCCCGTACTTCTTGCGGTTGTCCTCGAGCTGCTTGTTGGCCTTGGCCACGCCGTCGTCGAGCGCCTGCTTCGGCGACTTCTTGTTCAGCGCCGCCTCGTTGAAGGCGTTGTAGAACGTCAGGATGACCTCGCCGAGGCCCGGCGTGGCCGGCGGGAACGCCGCGTACTCCAGCTCCGGGGCCAGCGCGTTGACCTCGGTGAGCGCCGTGAAGTCAGCGCTCTCCCGGACCTCCTTGCGGGCCGGCACCTGGCCGCCCTTGGCCCAGTCCAGCGAGTGCTCGCTCAGCCAGTTGATGAAGACCTTGGCACCGGAGACCTTGTTCTCGTTCGCCGAGCGCTGCTTGACGATGGTGAAGTTGTGCGAGTTCGCCCAGGCGGCCTTCTGGCTGCCGATCTGGGGCAGCGGCGCCACGCCCCACTGCACGTTCGGGCTCTTCTTCAGATCGTTGATCTGCCAGATGCCGTTCCAGTTGAAGGCGTTCTTGCCGCCCTTGAACGCCAGGTAGTCGGCGTCCTGGCCGACGTTGGCCGGCGAGAAGCCCTGCTTGACCATGTCGACCAGCCAGGTGCACGCCTCGACCGCCGGGTCGGAGTTGAACGTCGCCTTCGCCACCTCGGCGTCGAAGAGCGTCCCGCCCCACTGGTGCAGCAGGCTGTAGAACGTCATGCCGCCGGTGAACTGGAACGGGCTGACCCAGAAGCCCTGCACGCCGGACTTCTTCAGCTCGGTCAGCGCGGCGGTGTACTCGTCCCGGGTGGTCGGCGGCTTCTCCGGGTCCAGGCCGGCCTTCTGCATGACCGCCTTGTTGTAGTAGAAGCCCAGCGGGTGCATGTCCAGCGGGATGCCGTACCGCTTCTCGTTGTAGAGGCCGCCCTTCCACACCGTGGGGGCGAAGTCGCCCTCGCTGAGTTCCAGCGTCTTGGCCACGTCGTCCAGCTCGCTGATCGTTCCGCGGGCGGCGAACGTGGCGAGCTGGTCCATGTGCATGACCGCGATGTCCGGCCCACTGCCGCTGGAAACCGCGCCGGGCAGCTTGCTGTAGTAGTCCGCCCACTCGTAGGTGACCACGCTGACCGCGATGTTCTGGTGCTCGCTGTTGAACTGCTGGACGAGCGTCTTGAAGATCTCGCCGTCGCCGCCGGTGAAGCCGTTCCACAGCTTCAGGTCGACCTTGGGGCCGGTGTAGTCCTTGCCGCCGTTGCCGGCCGTGCCGGCCCGGTCGGGACTGCTGCTGCCACCACCGCAGCCGGCCAGTGTCAGCGAGGCCGCCGCGCCGAGGCCGACGCCGAGGCCGAGCAGGCGCCGCCGGCTCAACTCGTTCTGGATCATGCGAACTCCTTGGGGGACGGATGTGGAGTATGGCCTGGTCACTGCTGGGGCGTGAAGCGCAGCAGGTTCCAGGAGGTGGCGGGCAGCGCCACGGAGCAGCGCCCGCCGTCGAGGGTGGGGGTGGTGAGCTCCCGGGGCGTGACCCGCTCGGGGTCCGCCTCGGTGTTCGTGGCAGCCGGGTCGTCCCCGGCCGCGAGCGTGGTGTGCGCCGTCCCGCGCAGCCCCGGCAGGCCGCGCAGGTCCAGGTCGAGCGGGAGGTCGTGCGGACCCCGGTTGACCGCGAAGACGGCCAGCTCGCCGGTTTCCTCGTCGTGCACGGCGACGGTGTCCAGCACCGGCACGTCGCCGTACCGCTTCGTGGCGTACGTCGGTCCGACCGGTTCGGTGCGCAGCACGGTGCCGCGCGCGTACCGGGCGGTCAGCGCGAACGGGTGGAAGATGCTCTGCCGCCAGGCGGGACCGCCGGTGCGGGTGCGGATCGGGGCGATCACGTTGGCGAGCTGGGCCTGGCAGGCCACCCCGACCCGGTCGGCGTGCCGGAGCAGCGTGATCAGCAGGTCGCCGACCACCACCGCGTCGTCCGCGGTGTAGTCGTCCTCGATCAGCGCGGGCGCCTCCACCCAGCCGCGCCGGTCCAGGTCGGCCTGGAGGCGCGACTGGTACCAGACGTTCCACTCGTCGAAGGAGATCTTCAGCTTGCGCTTCTGCCGCAGCTTGGCGCCGACGTAGTCGGCGGTGGCGGTCACCTCGGTGATGAACGCGTCCATGTCGACGGCGGAGGCGAGGATGCTGGCCCGGTCCCCGTCGGAGGGGTCGTAGTAGGTGTGGGCGGAGATGTAGTCGACGTGCTCGTAGGTGTGCTCCAGCACGGTCGCCTCCCAGCCGGCGAACGTGGGCATGCCCCGGTTGGAGCTGCCGCAGGCGATCAGGCTGATCGACGGGTCGACCATCTTCATCGCGCGGGCGGTCTCGGCGGCCAGCCGGCCGTACTCGTCGGCGGTCTTGTGGCCGACCTGCCACGGCCCGTCCATCTCGTTGCCGAGGCACCACAGCCGTACCCCGTACGGCTGCTCGGCGCCGTGCTTGCGGCGCAGGTCGGACAGTTGGGTGCCGCCCGGGTGGTTGGCGTACTCCAGCAGGTCGCAGGCCTCGGCGACGCCCCGCGTGCCGAGGTTGACCGCCATCATCGGCTCGACGTCGGCCTCGGCGGCCCAGGTCATGAACTCGTTGAGCCCGAACGCGTTGGTCTCGATCGTCTTCCAGGCCAGGTCGAGCCGACGCGGACGGTCACCGACCGGGCCGACGCCGTCCTCCCAGCGGTAGCCGGAGACGAAGTTGCCGCCGGGATAGCGGACCACCGAGACGCCCATCTCCCGGGTCAGGTCCAGCACGTCGCGACGGAAGCCGCGCGGGTCGGCGTCCGGGTGCCCCGGTTCGTAGACCCCGCCGTAGACGCACCGCCCCATGTGCTCGACGAAGGAGCCGAAGATCCGGCGGTCGGCCGGACCGACCCGGAACGCCGGGTCGACCGTGAGCTGCGCGTTCGGCACGGATGCCACCTTTCCGTCGGAGCTGTTCCCCGGTGACCGTGGTCACCGTGCCTCTGGTTTCTACAACGTTGTAACCCGCAATGTAAAGAGGTCGTTACGTCGTCGTGACGCGGTAGAGTGCGGCCGGAGTGCTCAGCGGGGAGGAAGTTCAGTGCGGCACAGGCTCAAGGACGTGGCGGAGCGGGCCGGCGTGTCGGTGAAGACCGTCTCGAACGTCGTCAACGGCTACCAGCACGTGCGCGCCGACACCCGGGCCCGGGTCGAGGAGGCCATCGCCGAGCTTCACTACCGACCCAACCTGTCGGCCCGCAACCTGCGCAAGGGGCGCACCGGCGTGATCGCCCTGGCCGTGCCCGAGCTCGACATCCCGTACTTCGCCGAACTGGCCCGGCACGTGGTCGCCGCCGCCGCCGAGCACGGCTGGACGGTGCTGATCGACCAGACCGGCGGCGGCCCGGAGCAGGAGCGCAAGGCCGCCAGCGGGATCGGCGACCACATGATCGACGGCCTGATCCTCAGCCCGCTCGCGCTCACCGCCGACGACCTCGTCGGCCTCGACGGCCTGCCCATGGTGCTGCTCGGCGAGCGCGTCGACCACGGCCCCGCCGACCACGTCATGATCGACAACGTGGCCGCCGCCCGGGAGATCACCGCCCACCTGGTCGGGCTCGGCCGCCGCCGGATCGCCGCCATCGGCTCCCAGCGCACCCCCGAGGGCGCCAGCGCCCGGCTGCGCCTGGCCGGCTACGCCAGCGCGTTGGCCGAGGCCGGCATCGAGTACGACGACAGCCTGGTGGCGCCCGCGCCGGCCTGGCACCGCGCGGACGGTGCCGCCGCCATGCGGCACCTGCTCACCGCCGAGGTGCGCCCCGACGCCGTCTTCTGCTTCAACGACACGCTCGCGCTCGGCGCGCTGCGCGCCCTGCACGAGTCCGGCCTGCGCGTGCCGGATGACGTCGCGGTCGCCGGCTTCGACGACATCGAGGACGGCCGGTTCTCGATCCCCACGCTGAGCACGGTCGCCCCGGACAAGGAGCGCATCGCCCGACTCGCCGTGGAACTGCTCGCCGGCCGTCTCGGCCCCGACCGCGAGGCCCCGCCGCGCGAACTGTTCGCCCCCCACCGCCTGGCCCTCCGAGAATCCGCCCCCTGACCCCCCTCCCCGCCCCTCTCTCCCGCCCCTCTCCCCGGCGATCTTGCAGTTCGTGCCCCGACATTCGGGTCATATGCCTCACCCGCGGGGCCCAGAGTGCAAGATCAGCGAGGTGGGTTCGGGGGTGGGGTGGGTGAGGGATCAGTCGAAGAAGCGGGCCAGGTGGGAGGGGGGCGGGGCGGGGGCGTTCGGTGGGAGTGGGGTCAGGTCGGCGAAGACGGAGGCGCCGTCGCAGCCGACGTGCAGCGGATACCAGCGCGGGGTGCCGGGCGGGCGCTGACCGCAGATGCCCTTGAACGTCTGCACGTCGAGCAGACGGACGTGGGTCGGGTCGGCCACCGCGTTGACGTGCCGCCACCAGGGGCTCATCACGTGCAGTACGCCGCCGGGCCGGAGCACCCGGTGGCACTCGTCGAACAGCGGCAGAAAATCGATCAGGTGCTCGACGATGTGCACCGCGAAGAACACGTCCACCGAGTCGTCCCGCAGCGGCAGCGAGCCGGACAGATTGGCGACCGCGTCCACCCCCGGCGCCGGGTAGATGTCCAACCCCAGGTTGCCCGGCCACTGCTTGGTGGCACCGCAGCCCAGGTCGACCACGACCGGCGGTCGACCGGCCACGCCGACCCGGCACCAGACCCCGAGCACCCCGGCCAGCCGGCCGATCAACTCCCGTACCAGCCGCAGTTCCGCCGGGTCGGCAACCTCCCCGGTCAGGTGGGCCACGCCCCGGTCGAAGCGCACCTCGACGGTCGTGCCACGGAGCCGCTCGTCGTGCCGGGCCAGGTCGGCCCACGCCTCGGCGAGGAAGCCGTCGGCCTGCCGGAGCCGCTCACCCGAGAGCGCGGCCTGCCCCATCGCCACCATGCGCCACCTCCGGC is a window from the Micromonospora sp. DSM 45708 genome containing:
- a CDS encoding carbohydrate ABC transporter permease — encoded protein: MSKVRPVLRYAVLLLITAVFVTPLVWMLLTSVKTYDAAQQVPPSWLPNPFSTYGYDQILNNTANPVLRWFLNSMLAATLHTLLVLVTASMAAYALARMRFRGRGVLFALIVGTLFLPPTSLIIPNFIIAEKLSWIDTLTVVVVPGAASAFGVFFLRQFFLSIPAELEEAAVLDGANQWQIFRQVLLPLSKPALATLAVLSFLTNWNDFLWPVYVLFSPERLTLPAGLGLLQGAYVTDYPVIMAGAMLASVPVLILFVFAQRHVIQGVSRSGLKG
- the arfA gene encoding arabinosylfuranosidase ArfA; this translates as MPNAQLTVDPAFRVGPADRRIFGSFVEHMGRCVYGGVYEPGHPDADPRGFRRDVLDLTREMGVSVVRYPGGNFVSGYRWEDGVGPVGDRPRRLDLAWKTIETNAFGLNEFMTWAAEADVEPMMAVNLGTRGVAEACDLLEYANHPGGTQLSDLRRKHGAEQPYGVRLWCLGNEMDGPWQVGHKTADEYGRLAAETARAMKMVDPSISLIACGSSNRGMPTFAGWEATVLEHTYEHVDYISAHTYYDPSDGDRASILASAVDMDAFITEVTATADYVGAKLRQKRKLKISFDEWNVWYQSRLQADLDRRGWVEAPALIEDDYTADDAVVVGDLLITLLRHADRVGVACQAQLANVIAPIRTRTGGPAWRQSIFHPFALTARYARGTVLRTEPVGPTYATKRYGDVPVLDTVAVHDEETGELAVFAVNRGPHDLPLDLDLRGLPGLRGTAHTTLAAGDDPAATNTEADPERVTPRELTTPTLDGGRCSVALPATSWNLLRFTPQQ
- a CDS encoding LacI family DNA-binding transcriptional regulator, whose translation is MRHRLKDVAERAGVSVKTVSNVVNGYQHVRADTRARVEEAIAELHYRPNLSARNLRKGRTGVIALAVPELDIPYFAELARHVVAAAAEHGWTVLIDQTGGGPEQERKAASGIGDHMIDGLILSPLALTADDLVGLDGLPMVLLGERVDHGPADHVMIDNVAAAREITAHLVGLGRRRIAAIGSQRTPEGASARLRLAGYASALAEAGIEYDDSLVAPAPAWHRADGAAAMRHLLTAEVRPDAVFCFNDTLALGALRALHESGLRVPDDVAVAGFDDIEDGRFSIPTLSTVAPDKERIARLAVELLAGRLGPDREAPPRELFAPHRLALRESAP
- a CDS encoding methyltransferase domain-containing protein, which codes for MVAMGQAALSGERLRQADGFLAEAWADLARHDERLRGTTVEVRFDRGVAHLTGEVADPAELRLVRELIGRLAGVLGVWCRVGVAGRPPVVVDLGCGATKQWPGNLGLDIYPAPGVDAVANLSGSLPLRDDSVDVFFAVHIVEHLIDFLPLFDECHRVLRPGGVLHVMSPWWRHVNAVADPTHVRLLDVQTFKGICGQRPPGTPRWYPLHVGCDGASVFADLTPLPPNAPAPPPSHLARFFD
- a CDS encoding carbohydrate ABC transporter permease; the encoded protein is MADVIEVGAARDGAPPPAVRTRRRRATERGNRTTPYLFLAPYLILFGVFGLAPILFGLWISLHQWDLQLPNRPFIGLDNYRDLFSSESAIYGDWWSSVRATGIFTLFSVPLLVVIPLGLALLLNRSFPGRTFFRAAFFAPYVLGVAVIGLLWRFLLDANLGLVNRLLGLVGLPSDTPWVTDVPWAWVSLVGVTVWWTCGFNAVIYLAGLQDIPAELYEAAKVDGAGGWDRFRHVTIPGLRPVMLFVFTTTILASANVFGQAFLITQGAPGEQTRTVVWRIVDEGLRDYDAGRAAAMSVFFALMLAVVSIVNFRLFRYRED
- a CDS encoding ABC transporter substrate-binding protein → MIQNELSRRRLLGLGVGLGAAASLTLAGCGGGSSSPDRAGTAGNGGKDYTGPKVDLKLWNGFTGGDGEIFKTLVQQFNSEHQNIAVSVVTYEWADYYSKLPGAVSSGSGPDIAVMHMDQLATFAARGTISELDDVAKTLELSEGDFAPTVWKGGLYNEKRYGIPLDMHPLGFYYNKAVMQKAGLDPEKPPTTRDEYTAALTELKKSGVQGFWVSPFQFTGGMTFYSLLHQWGGTLFDAEVAKATFNSDPAVEACTWLVDMVKQGFSPANVGQDADYLAFKGGKNAFNWNGIWQINDLKKSPNVQWGVAPLPQIGSQKAAWANSHNFTIVKQRSANENKVSGAKVFINWLSEHSLDWAKGGQVPARKEVRESADFTALTEVNALAPELEYAAFPPATPGLGEVILTFYNAFNEAALNKKSPKQALDDGVAKANKQLEDNRKKYGN